In Quercus robur chromosome 11, dhQueRobu3.1, whole genome shotgun sequence, the following proteins share a genomic window:
- the LOC126704828 gene encoding uncharacterized protein LOC126704828: MKKHLAGIKGDIGSCKKVSHDVRYLMLEYVKAEKQCQEEMFSVPSTNSDMQEDEDVQEVYSSGLPKKPVLGKRKGTNLVDNYFAPRTTPGAQPGLKSVFQSKERVRRADMAIVRFLYDNCITFNVVNSVYYQKMIDAVAAVGPGYKGPSYHAILVFVKSVDASDVVKSTRNLFKLFDEVVTWVGPKNIVHMITDNASNYDMGDMPHVERLKKRASKVTVFIYNHVALIAWLKKRPGWTDIILVGATRFATTFLSFGSLHDDINVLVKISSPLIRLLRIVDSDQRPAIGYVYEGMHRARLGIKKIFRMKKHLYKPYTSIIKNRWDKHLHKDFHAAAYWLNPAFQYDEENFCRKPAVHMAVLDYIGTKYDGYKEKVIKETQYFRDRIGSFDKDLALSTSTTTHLGEK; encoded by the exons ATGAAAAAACATCTTGCGGGGATAAAAGGTGATATTGGATCATGTAAAAAGGTTTCTCATGATGTGAGATACCTAATGTTAGAATATGTGAAAGCTGAGAAACAATGTCAAGAAGAAATGTTTAGTGTGCCTTCCACAAATAGTGATAtgcaagaagatgaagatgttcAAGAAGTATATAGTAGTGGGTTGCCTAAAAAACCTGTTTTAGGTAAAAGAAAGGGTACAAATCTGGTGGATAATTACTTTGCTCCAAGAACTACTCCAGGAGCTCAACCTGGTCTTAAAAGTGTGTTCCAAAGTAAAGAAAGGGTGAGGCGAGCTGATATGGCTATTGTAAGGTTTCTGTATGACAATTGCATAACTTTTAATGTAGTGAATTCAGTGTACTACCAAAAGATGATTGATGCCGTAGCTGCTGTTGGTCCTGGCTACAAAGGTCCATCTTATCATGCT ATACTAGTATTTGTAAAATCAGTTGATGCCTCAGATGTTGTGAAGAGTACTAGAAACTTATTTAAACTATTTGATGAAGTAGTTACATGGGTTGGTCCAAAAAACATAGTTCACATGATTACTGATAATGCTTCCAATTAT GATATGGGAGACATGCCTCATGTGGAGAGACTTAAAAAACGTGCATCCAAAGTCacagtttttatttataatcatGTGGCTTTGATTGCTTGGTTGAAGAAGAGACCTGGTTGGACAGATATTATACTTGTAGGAGCAACAAGATTTGCTACTACTTTCCTTTCATTTGGAAGTCTTCAT GATGATATTAATGTTCTTGTCAAGATTTCATCGCCACTCATTCGTTTGTTACGGATTGTTGATTCTGATCAAAGACCTGCAATAGGATATGTGTATGAGGGCATGCATAGAGCACGGTTGGGAATCAAGAAGATCTTCCGAATGAAGAAGCACTTGTACAAGCCATATACCTCAATTATAAAAAACCGTTGGGACAAACATTTGCATAAAGATTTTCATGCTGCTGCATATTGGTTAAATCCTGCTTTTCAATATGATGAGGAGAATTTTTGTCGGAAACCAGCAGTACATATGGCTGTTTTGGACTACATTGGGACAAAATATGATGGTTACAAAGAAAAGGTAATTAAGGAAACCCAATATTTTCGAGACCGTATTGGGAGCTTTGATAAAGATCTTGCATTGTCAACAAGCACAACCACTCATCTAGGTGAGAAGTAA